GCTGCTTGGCTTTGGTTCGGCTCTGACTGCAGCACCAGCAACGTTTGGGCTGGACGTGAGCAGATATTTACTGAAGCGCTGGTTATCTGCCTAAAGCAGAGCCATGCAGCGAGTTTCCTGTGTCTCAACACAACGTCTGATAAAATGCCACATGTCGTGACTGATGAAGCGATTTGATGATTGATTTGATAGAGATATGATACAGGTGAACAGTGAATTGCACAAATGTCACCTCAGTAATAATCTAAAAACAACTTCCCTTCCTGGCACTCGACACGTTATCGTGTGTTGGCAGTGGTTGAAGTGTTAAATACTCACAGCACGAACATTCAGATTGTGAACACACAGTAACTCATAAAAAACTAATAATGATGCATTAGACCTAGATTAGAAAAGTTCATTCTCTATCATTGACACAACCTGTGTCAGTGACTAAAAAGGATTCATTATATTTCAGTGTTGGGAAGTGAAGCAGACGTGAGTGTGAACCCCATGTTCTGAGTCCTTTAGTACAAACACTGaactgttgctgtttcctgttaaAAGCCTCCTGCTTCCAGAACCAGGACTCAATGAAACCAtgtaaatgagtgagtgagtgttaaAAGCTGCTTCCACTGAGGACATGAATGAATCCCTGTCAACATGTCGATGACTTCTCTCGTTCCTTCACTGAGTGGGTCCACGTTCCGTTCAGCGTCTGAGAGAACGAGGCCTCGTCAGTCAGTGAGGACTGGACCTGGGTTCTACTGGACCTGCAGGTCACAGGTTTGAGGCCTGACTGTTACGGACGAGGGAAAAACCGGACTGAACAAGATTCTAAAACgcgctccttgagcggggaggCAAACTACAATGGCCaccaaactgaactgggaggacccaaatgcacgacccagagacaggactgacgacaagtggtttaataataaaaagaacatatagactgaggacaatacaaactaaggacgctgcgactgcaggatgaaccggaaaacaaaacatgcaaactaacacctaaaactcacaggtaactcaaaatcgctgcagagcaggaaactaaataactatcctaacacaaaacatgcaaacaacagtatcaaacgtaatcagcgaacaaacacacaaacctggactgaacacgatggcacggtaacaagtaACAAATAACAAGTATGAGTAACGGGCAACACAtaacgagtaatgcaccaacaaagactgtgcacaaactgagaccttaaatacaagacaagacaggtgaacccaatcaaactaatacaggaaacacaagacaggaaacaaggacacaaaaccaaaagggtgaaaccaggctgcccctggtggcgtggaagccgagtcacaacactGACGTGTCGTTGGCTCTGATGCTCCTCATGCTCCAACCAGACTAACGTCAGTGACGccgctgcagtttgctgtgatgcagatgcagagggCGACTGTGAGGCTGCTGGACACTGAGCACCGTTCATGGAttccaggctcagactcagtgaagcagctgaagtcGTGTTCCTGacgtcagtgactgtgtgtgttcacgcccGCCTCTCTTAGATCACACACATCTATCTGATGCAGATAAACACAcgctgctgtcactcacacatcataaggcagcagctgcacacggcATCAGCGGTCGTCCTGCGTCGCTCCAAGGTAACGTTCCtgcttcacatctgtgtgttccAGCTCCTGGTTCATCAGGGCCCTGACGGAACCATCAGCAGACGTTTCTGTCTGACTGGGtttggttctgcagcaggtgtcGGTCCGTCAGCAGCTCCGCGTTGGCTCTGAGCCGCTGATCCGGTTCCAGCTTCAGTCGCTAGCGTTGACTGTGACCTTGAAGGTTTCAGGGGTCGGTTCCCTGGTCCAGAGTCATGTTTAATTTGGTTCTGGACTTATTGCAGCTCCGTTTGCTTTCAGGTCCACGTCTTATGTTTCCTGgtaataagtgtgtgtttgaacctgTTCAGTGGTTTCAGCCAAAAGGCAAAGTGTGGTTCATTAGTTGTAGTTCAGTCGAGGAGGAGTCTGGTCTCGTTTCCTCGTCTCTCAGTGGAGCAGAAACCTCTGAGTTACTAGAACTGTGTGAGACATTAGATCATGTTCAGGATTCACTTACTGGACAAATGAACAGTTCAACCAGAACTTTACTGACACTTTATTCAACTCTGTTCTTTTCCAGTTTCTCAGTGAAGAATGAATCAGAGCAACATTAACGACACATTAATGGACACTGATGACAACATCCATAAGGCTTATAATGGAACAGAAGATGCAAACATCAATGAGCTTTATCTTAAAATAGTAAAGGTTTCAACATGGCTGATCATCACCATCGGTCTCGTCCTGACGCCCGTCGCcatctttgctgtttcctctctggttcGTTTGTTACGTCATTTACTTTCTCATGTTGACAGTTGCTCAGTTCACTGTTAAAGATCCTTAAGTCCAGTAAGTGGTGACACTGAGCTggtgctgttgttttcatcctGAACAAGTTAGAACTGACTGATAATAAAACTAAGTCATGTCTGAAATAAAAGTCCAGTTAAtgcaacataaacaacattaaatctGCAGGTGAAGAAAGACAACGTTGCTCCGATCTTCGTCATCAACCTCCTGGTTTCTGACGTCATTCAGCTCTGTGGCATGATAATGAAGGAGACAGGACAAGAAACTGTCTTTATTACTGCTGATTGCATGTACACCTTCGGTCTTTCAGCCAGTGTGGGCTTCATGCTGTGCATCGCTCTGGAAAGGTAACTTCCTGTAGAACGTGTGTCCATCATTTCATCACTGGATGATGGTGGTGACCGTcgtctgctgtctctgtgttccaGGTATCTGGTCATCGTCTGGCCGCTGTGGTACCGAACCAGACGACCAGTCAAGATgtcgctgctgctctgtgctgcggtCTGGACTCTGGCTTTGGTTCATGCCTTCATAtgttattgtattttatatgtatggGGTAGTTTGTACTTTACCATCtctgccgtcctcctcctcctcccgttccCTGCGCTCGTGTTCTTCCTGGTTGGGACCCTTAGAGCTTTGTCTGCCTCCATCAGCGTTCGTGCTGAAGAAAAGAGGAGAATCGTTggacttctggttctggtgctgctgattTACACACTGCTGTTCCTGCCTTCGATCATTTTGTTCTTGGTACAACTTTATGATTATAAGCTGATTGTTGTTGCTATCATTTTCAATAGACTCAATCCCATTGCTGACTTGTTCATGTACGTCTTCCTCAGAAAAGGGGCTGTGAACCAGGTTtggttctgtctctgttgtTGCAGAAAGAACAGAACTAGTCCTCAGTCGTCCAGTGGTTTGAATGATTGTGACACAGTCACAGATTTGTAGACAATGAAACACTGGGAAATATTCTTGGCTTGTAGTTTTCAtcttttgttaaatatttagttttgatgAGTCCAGAGCTGTAGTATGTGTTCACGTGTGGAAACATGTTGTTTATTCGCTGGACTTTGAGTGTTTtagctaaaataaaaaggaacatttgtcattttcttaATTGAAAACTGAACAGTTTGATTCGTGCTCTGTCTCTGATTTAATCTTTGTCTAAAGTAGATCATCATCAGAAAATGTCTTTCAGTGAGTGAAGCCCACAATGAACATGGTTTAAATGGATGTTAAACGTCAACCTGTGTTGTTGATGTGGAGAAGCTTAAACATGTGTACATGTTCTTCCAGATGTGATTTCCAGTTTTAGGTTGATGTTATTAATGATGAGGACGATGGCGCTggtgttatttgttttttttctatcttcTGGCTTTTGGAACGTTGTTGTCTTTGCTGGTGTGACACCTGTTGCGAGCAGTGGTAATAAATTCCAGCCCCGTCGCTTCTTCCAGCGCAGCGAACCCGAGTGTATCCAGTGATACATCTGCACTGTACggttttctgcatttgaacTTATgccaagtttagtaggaaatctacagacgtctttgtacatgaggtcTCTGAATGAATGTGAGGGTGGATTGAGGTGAATGCATCCGCTCTGCACTGATGCTGATTAGCTCAGAGTTTGCATGACTTCATCGCTCTGTCAGAACTAATAGGACGCATCATCAGCCAGAACTAATTAAAGCCGCGCTGCGCCACgaacaacaaaccaaaacacggGTCCAGTGAATCCACGCCTCGACCTTCATTTACAGGCGTCTGCAGGGCTTTTCCTCACGCTGGCCCGTGTTCCGGCTCCTTTCATGTGTCGGtgaaggcggggggggggggggggggggggggggttccccCTTTCCCCACGTCACCTTTGAGCCAGAGATCAATATCTGAGCAAAGCTCATGGGTTGAACTGAAACACGTCCAGATGATTAACGGAGCAGAGGATTTCTGACCAGAATAAACTGGTATTTGATCAAATATTCGGTCGAGGCAAATGAAGAGTAGGTTCACGGTCTTGGCCTGGTTTCTCTTAGACTGAGGGCAGCATTAGTGGTCCATGAAGAACttctataatatatatttatataatatatatggcAGATGTAAGATGACATGTACAAAGGAGAAACCTTGGCAGGTGGGATTTAAGGTCCTTTTATTGCATTGTGACGTACGAGGGTGGATTGTCTGCAGATCTTCAGTTCCTGCTCAGGCTTCAGATGCACAGACACGAGCTGCGATGCTAAATGATTTGATCTTTCAGTCTTTGTTTCCACAGAACGTGCTTCCACTTTCATCACCTTCAACCTAAAACACATGAGGCTGTGCATCGACCACATCCATGTtcaaacacagaagctgtgCTCAGCCTTTAACTCAGCCATGAGCTTCTATCAAACAATACAAACTTCTGCTTGCGTAGAACAGGTTTCCACTCGGTGTGGAGGGTTTCACGCAGGACAGAGCTTGGCTGCTCTCCTGTGGCCGTGGAAGAAACTACCGCTCAAATTCAAACCAGGAATTCGACCATGTGAAGGTCCGCGTGCAGATGCCTCGTCTGTGAGTTCACTAACAAAACAGGACGCttcaaaggttttattttaaaccacacatGCACCACAGCCACTGTTATTATGTGTCATTAACAGTAATTAACCCTAAGATCACGATGCTGAAGTGTGTGAGCTAATAAAGTCTAAATCctagataaaaaagaaaacaaaaaggagaaacCCTTCATTTCTTTGCTGCAGAGCCACCTCCTGGTGTAGATAAAGTTTTAAGCGCAGGGCCTTTGGATGTcacgttgccatggagacgcaCAAACAGCTGTTACGTCCAGAAGTGACCTTAAGGTGTCAGTGTTGCACAAAGAAGCAGCGCTGGAACGACCTGCGTCTCAGCAACGACTTCATGTTGGTAGAAAATATACGTAAATTTACCAAATTATTACTTCTCCAGGACGTTTCACAGAAACAACGCtgcaaaataatgaaacaaaaaacaggaataaacaaaaGTGAGAAGAAACAGCCTTGACggggaaaagaggaaagtttGATAAAATACTTCTGAAAGAGAAAACGGTGCTGTTTATTCCGCAACCTCTTCTCTCAAAGCACCAGACAAAGATGGAAGGAAACGCTCAGGGCGCTCATTTCAGCGTTTGCTCACATTTCAGTGAAGTTTCACAGTCACGTCTGTGGAATTAAACAGTCCACGTTCAAAGTGATGAATCAGCCTCCCGTGAGACCCGTCGCTATAATCCGGCCTCTATTTCCAACCAGCCTCCTTCTCGTTCTCGTCGTCTCTGTGAAATGACGCTGAGCTCACACTCGTGTCACGTGGTCCCTTTCAGCAGCGACTGAACGCACCGCCTGTAATTGTGGGCTATTTTAAGGGGAACAGATTCCTGATCACAGTCCTGGTGTGCGTTGACTCACGGCTCGTAGATGATGCATCGGAGTCCTCCT
This genomic interval from Betta splendens chromosome 21, fBetSpl5.4, whole genome shotgun sequence contains the following:
- the LOC114846995 gene encoding proto-oncogene Mas-like, which produces MNQSNINDTLMDTDDNIHKAYNGTEDANINELYLKIVKVSTWLIITIGLVLTPVAIFAVSSLVKKDNVAPIFVINLLVSDVIQLCGMIMKETGQETVFITADCMYTFGLSASVGFMLCIALERYLVIVWPLWYRTRRPVKMSLLLCAAVWTLALVHAFICYCILYVWGSLYFTISAVLLLLPFPALVFFLVGTLRALSASISVRAEEKRRIVGLLVLVLLIYTLLFLPSIILFLVQLYDYKLIVVAIIFNRLNPIADLFMYVFLRKGAVNQVWFCLCCCRKNRTSPQSSSGLNDCDTVTDL